One Herbaspirillum rubrisubalbicans genomic window carries:
- a CDS encoding electron transfer flavoprotein subunit alpha/FixB family protein, translating to MNQEKPAPERKGGKGKYELDERLKAYQGVWVFIEHERGEVHPVSWELLGEGRKLADQLGVSLSGVVLGAPDLATRQFCEQAFHHGADSCYLMADPTLSAYRNQPFTKGLTDLVNRYQPEILLLGATAQGRDLAGSVATTLKTGLTADCTGLTIDMENRSMAASRPTFGGSLLCTILTLNYRPQMATVRPRVMAMPEPDRSRSGQIIEHPLCLVESDIITKVLEYIPDNQQEKPQLPFADIIVAGGRGMKRAENFQLIWDLAMVLGAEVGATRPVVQANWVQAERQVGQSGKTVRPKLYIAAGISGAIQHRVGMADSDVIIAINSDPNAPIFDFASYGIVGNAMTILPALTEAFRQQLTTMRMAS from the coding sequence ATGAACCAAGAGAAGCCTGCTCCAGAGCGCAAAGGCGGCAAGGGAAAATACGAACTGGACGAACGCCTCAAGGCCTATCAAGGCGTCTGGGTATTCATCGAACACGAGCGCGGCGAAGTCCATCCGGTCTCCTGGGAGCTGCTGGGCGAAGGCCGCAAGCTGGCCGACCAGCTCGGCGTGTCACTCTCGGGCGTGGTATTGGGCGCGCCCGACCTGGCGACCCGCCAGTTCTGCGAACAGGCGTTCCACCATGGTGCCGATAGCTGTTACCTGATGGCCGACCCTACCCTGTCGGCCTATCGTAACCAGCCCTTCACCAAGGGCCTTACCGATCTGGTCAACCGCTATCAGCCGGAAATCCTGCTGCTGGGAGCGACCGCGCAAGGACGCGACCTGGCCGGCAGTGTCGCCACCACGCTCAAGACCGGCCTGACTGCCGACTGCACCGGGCTCACCATCGACATGGAAAACCGCAGCATGGCGGCATCGCGTCCGACCTTTGGCGGCAGCCTGCTGTGTACCATCCTGACGCTGAACTACCGGCCGCAGATGGCCACCGTGCGGCCGCGCGTGATGGCCATGCCGGAGCCCGACCGCAGCCGCAGCGGCCAGATCATCGAACACCCGCTGTGCCTGGTCGAGAGCGACATCATCACCAAGGTATTGGAATACATCCCCGACAATCAGCAGGAAAAGCCGCAGCTACCCTTTGCCGACATCATCGTGGCCGGCGGACGCGGCATGAAGCGGGCCGAGAATTTTCAGCTGATCTGGGATCTGGCCATGGTGCTGGGGGCCGAGGTGGGGGCCACGCGTCCGGTGGTGCAAGCCAACTGGGTCCAGGCCGAGCGCCAGGTCGGGCAATCCGGCAAGACCGTGCGGCCCAAGCTGTATATCGCGGCCGGTATCTCGGGCGCCATCCAGCACCGTGTCGGCATGGCCGATTCAGACGTGATCATTGCCATCAACAGTGATCCCAACGCCCCCATCTTCGATTTCGCCAGCTACGGCATCGTCGGCAATGCCATGACCATCCTGCCAGCCTTGACCGAGGCCTTCCGTCAACAACTGACCACGATGCGCATGGCGAGCTGA
- a CDS encoding FAD-dependent oxidoreductase — MTEKFDAIVVGAGPSGNACAYTMAKAGLKVLQIERGEYPGSKNVQGAILYSDALERIIPDFREDAPLERHIIEQRMWVLDDQSFIGGNYRSEDFNKPPYNRYTIIRAQFDKWFSQKVQEAGALLICETTVTDLLMDGQRVVGVQTDRVGGSIYADIVVLADGVNSVLARKAGFRPELDPAEVALAVKEIHFMPEETIASRFNVSGDAGVVIEMVGKITKGMMGTGFLYTNRDSVTIGVGCMLSDLKRQKCSPYQLLEDMKAHPAIAPLLEGGEMKEYAAHLIPEGGYHSIPCLYGSGWIVVGDSGMFVNAVHREGSNLAMTSGRLAAETVIALRAEGLPMNERNLARYRAALNESFVIKDMKKYRALPGIFHRNPHLLNTYPELLNQAAHHMLKVDGTDKKSKERDIRRSFTQRRSLFGLVGDAYKMWRAFE; from the coding sequence ATGACTGAAAAATTCGATGCCATCGTAGTCGGCGCCGGCCCCTCCGGCAATGCCTGCGCCTACACCATGGCCAAGGCCGGACTGAAGGTGCTGCAGATCGAACGAGGGGAATATCCCGGTTCCAAGAACGTGCAAGGCGCCATCCTCTACTCGGATGCGCTGGAACGTATCATTCCCGACTTTCGCGAAGACGCGCCGCTGGAACGCCACATCATCGAGCAACGCATGTGGGTGCTCGACGACCAGTCCTTTATCGGCGGCAATTACCGCTCGGAAGACTTCAACAAACCGCCCTACAACCGCTACACCATCATCCGCGCCCAGTTCGACAAATGGTTTTCGCAGAAGGTACAAGAGGCTGGCGCCCTGCTGATCTGCGAGACCACCGTGACCGATCTGCTCATGGATGGCCAGCGCGTCGTGGGCGTGCAGACCGATCGCGTGGGCGGCTCGATCTATGCCGACATCGTGGTGCTGGCCGATGGCGTCAATTCAGTGCTGGCCCGCAAGGCCGGCTTTCGCCCCGAGCTCGATCCGGCCGAGGTGGCGCTGGCAGTCAAGGAAATCCATTTCATGCCCGAAGAAACCATTGCCAGCCGCTTCAACGTCAGCGGCGACGCCGGCGTGGTCATCGAGATGGTCGGCAAGATCACCAAGGGCATGATGGGTACCGGGTTCCTCTACACCAACCGCGACTCGGTGACCATCGGAGTGGGCTGCATGTTGTCCGACCTCAAACGACAGAAATGCTCGCCCTACCAACTGCTGGAAGACATGAAGGCCCATCCTGCTATCGCTCCCTTGCTCGAAGGCGGAGAAATGAAGGAGTATGCAGCCCACCTCATTCCCGAGGGCGGCTACCACTCCATTCCCTGCCTCTATGGCAGTGGCTGGATTGTCGTCGGCGACTCCGGCATGTTCGTCAACGCGGTACATCGTGAAGGGTCCAACCTCGCCATGACCAGCGGTCGCCTGGCAGCCGAAACCGTGATCGCCCTGCGTGCCGAAGGCCTGCCTATGAACGAACGCAACCTGGCACGCTACCGCGCCGCCCTCAACGAGAGCTTCGTCATCAAGGATATGAAGAAATACCGCGCCCTGCCCGGCATCTTCCATCGCAATCCGCACTTGCTGAACACCTACCCCGAACTGCTCAACCAGGCGGCGCACCACATGCTCAAGGTCGACGGGACCGACAAGAAATCCAAGGAACGAGACATCCGGCGCAGCTTCACCCAGCGGCGCTCCTTATTCGGATTGGTGGGTGATGCCTACAAAATGTGGAGGGCTTTCGAATGA
- a CDS encoding ferredoxin family protein codes for MSTSKVEEKLFQNRYKIDSGRPHIAIKNQSVCADQCKTQQCLTCCPAGCYTAEGGGQILLTTDGCLECGTCRVICTEHRNVAWEYPRGGYGILFKFG; via the coding sequence ATGAGCACGTCCAAGGTCGAGGAAAAACTGTTCCAGAACCGCTACAAGATCGACAGCGGCCGTCCGCATATCGCCATCAAGAACCAGTCGGTATGCGCCGATCAATGCAAGACCCAGCAATGCCTGACTTGCTGCCCGGCCGGTTGCTATACCGCCGAAGGCGGGGGCCAGATCCTGCTGACCACCGATGGCTGCCTGGAATGCGGCACCTGCCGCGTGATCTGCACCGAACACCGCAACGTGGCCTGGGAATATCCACGTGGCGGCTATGGCATCCTGTTCAAGTTCGGCTGA
- the modC gene encoding molybdenum ABC transporter ATP-binding protein, translating to MKQAMVGPSIAQPGIIARMAYGYGGAGEFQLDLDLKLPGQGVSALSGPSGCGKTTFLRCMAGLLRPSRGYLEVNGEVWQDSQRQYFLPTHRRALGYVFQEASLLPHLSVSRNLDYGARRSGAVSSAASRQKIIDLLGIAALLQSMPSALSGGERQRVAMARALFTAPRLLLMDEPMAALDNERKRDILPYLECLRDELAIPILYISHHPEEIARLADTLVLMRQGRCLASGPLTTLLSRLDLPLAHAEDAGAVIEAKVAAHDETYHLTRLVLAGGEIFVPRRELPVGQPVRLQIHARDVSLALSPSHDSSILNRLSATVLKLAPAQHPAHVLVVLDAGGEQLLARITRRSCDQLALVPGQPVWAQIKSVALL from the coding sequence ATGAAGCAAGCCATGGTTGGGCCCAGCATCGCGCAGCCCGGGATCATCGCGAGGATGGCCTATGGCTATGGTGGCGCGGGCGAGTTCCAGCTTGACCTGGATCTGAAATTGCCGGGGCAGGGCGTGAGTGCCTTGAGCGGCCCCTCCGGCTGCGGTAAGACCACCTTCCTGCGCTGCATGGCGGGCCTGCTGCGTCCGAGCCGAGGTTATCTGGAGGTCAACGGCGAAGTCTGGCAAGATTCGCAGCGCCAGTATTTTTTGCCGACCCATCGGCGCGCGCTCGGATATGTATTCCAGGAGGCCAGCCTGTTGCCGCATCTGTCGGTGAGCCGCAATCTGGATTATGGTGCGCGTCGCAGCGGGGCCGTGTCCAGCGCCGCGTCACGCCAGAAGATCATCGACCTGCTGGGTATCGCTGCATTGCTGCAGTCCATGCCCTCGGCCTTGTCAGGCGGAGAGCGCCAGCGCGTGGCCATGGCGCGCGCCCTGTTCACGGCACCGCGCCTGTTGCTCATGGACGAACCGATGGCCGCGCTGGACAACGAACGCAAGCGCGATATCCTGCCTTACCTGGAATGCCTGCGCGACGAGCTGGCCATTCCCATCCTCTACATCAGCCACCATCCCGAGGAAATCGCGCGTCTGGCCGATACGCTGGTATTGATGCGGCAAGGCCGCTGCCTGGCCAGCGGTCCTCTGACGACGCTGCTGTCACGGCTGGATCTGCCCCTGGCCCATGCCGAGGATGCCGGGGCCGTGATCGAGGCCAAGGTCGCCGCCCATGACGAGACGTATCACCTGACCAGGCTGGTGCTGGCCGGTGGCGAGATCTTCGTGCCGCGACGTGAGTTACCTGTCGGTCAGCCGGTGCGGCTGCAAATCCATGCGCGCGACGTCAGCCTGGCGTTGAGCCCCAGCCATGACAGCAGCATCCTCAACCGGCTGTCGGCCACGGTGCTCAAGCTGGCACCGGCGCAGCATCCGGCCCACGTGCTGGTCGTGCTGGATGCCGGCGGAGAACAACTGCTGGCGCGCATCACGCGGCGCTCCTGCGATCAACTCGCCCTGGTACCGGGCCAGCCAGTGTGGGCGCAGATCAAATCGGTGGCATTGTTGTAG
- the modB gene encoding molybdate ABC transporter permease subunit: protein MWLTAEDWSAVRLTLSLASIVTVLLLLLGTPLAWWLARTRSGWRHGVAAVVALPLVLPPAVLGFYLLVLMGPQGPVGQLTQALGLGLLPFSFGGLVLASLLYSMPFVVQPLQNAFEAMGERPMEVAATLRASPLDAFFTVAVPLAGPGFLTAAVLGFAHTVGEFGVVLMIGGNIPGKTRVLSMQIYDHVEAFEYAQAHRLAGAMLVFSFLVLLVMMRLGRAGKTRLKAGKSGRAPQEATAQSGDATRRTT, encoded by the coding sequence ATGTGGTTGACCGCCGAAGACTGGAGCGCGGTGCGCCTGACACTGAGCCTGGCCAGCATCGTCACGGTGCTGCTGCTGTTGCTGGGGACCCCGCTGGCCTGGTGGCTGGCACGCACGCGCTCGGGCTGGCGCCATGGGGTGGCCGCAGTGGTGGCCTTGCCGCTGGTATTGCCGCCGGCCGTGCTGGGGTTTTATCTGTTGGTGCTCATGGGACCGCAAGGGCCGGTGGGCCAGCTCACCCAGGCATTGGGGCTGGGCTTGCTGCCCTTCAGTTTTGGCGGACTGGTGCTGGCCTCGCTGCTCTATTCGATGCCCTTCGTGGTCCAGCCCTTGCAGAACGCCTTCGAGGCCATGGGCGAACGGCCCATGGAAGTAGCGGCGACCTTGCGCGCCTCGCCGCTGGATGCCTTTTTTACCGTGGCCGTACCCTTGGCCGGGCCGGGCTTTCTGACGGCGGCAGTGCTCGGTTTTGCCCATACCGTGGGCGAGTTCGGCGTGGTGCTGATGATCGGCGGCAACATCCCCGGCAAGACACGGGTCTTGTCGATGCAGATCTATGACCACGTGGAAGCCTTCGAATACGCCCAGGCGCACCGCCTGGCGGGCGCGATGCTGGTGTTTTCCTTCCTTGTGCTATTGGTGATGATGCGTCTGGGGCGTGCCGGCAAGACCAGGCTCAAGGCAGGCAAGAGTGGCCGCGCACCGCAGGAAGCTACGGCACAATCCGGCGATGCTACCAGGAGGACGACATGA
- the modA gene encoding molybdate ABC transporter substrate-binding protein has translation MLRTLMLACTWLWLLMPVVHAEEIHVAVAANFTQPFKQIAAAFEQATGHKVVAAFGSTGQFYAQINNGAPFEILLAADADTPALLEKQKTAVAGTRFTYARGKLVLWSAKPGVVDAQGEILKKGAFEHLSLANPKLAPYGLAGVQTMQKLGLEETLRPKIVQAENINQAYQFIASGNALLGFVALSQVVRNGQIADGSAWIVPAELYAPILQDAVLLEKGRDHPAALALMTYLKSEPARQVIRGYGYELDR, from the coding sequence ATGTTGCGCACCCTGATGCTGGCCTGTACCTGGCTGTGGCTGTTGATGCCAGTTGTCCATGCCGAGGAAATCCACGTGGCCGTGGCAGCCAATTTCACCCAGCCGTTCAAGCAGATTGCCGCCGCGTTCGAGCAGGCCACCGGTCACAAGGTGGTGGCGGCGTTCGGCTCTACCGGCCAGTTCTATGCCCAGATCAACAATGGCGCGCCATTCGAGATATTGTTGGCGGCGGACGCCGACACGCCCGCTCTGCTGGAAAAGCAGAAGACCGCGGTAGCCGGCACACGCTTCACCTATGCCCGCGGCAAGCTGGTGCTCTGGAGCGCCAAGCCGGGCGTGGTGGACGCGCAGGGCGAGATCCTGAAGAAGGGCGCCTTCGAGCATCTGTCGCTGGCCAATCCCAAGCTGGCGCCGTATGGCCTGGCGGGCGTGCAGACGATGCAGAAGCTGGGGCTTGAAGAGACCTTGCGGCCCAAGATCGTGCAGGCAGAAAACATCAACCAGGCTTACCAGTTCATCGCCAGCGGCAATGCCTTGCTCGGCTTCGTGGCCTTGTCGCAAGTGGTCAGGAACGGACAGATCGCCGACGGCTCGGCCTGGATCGTGCCGGCCGAGCTGTATGCACCGATCCTGCAGGACGCGGTCCTGCTGGAAAAAGGCCGTGACCATCCGGCCGCGCTGGCGCTGATGACTTACCTCAAGAGCGAACCGGCGCGCCAGGTCATCCGTGGCTACGGCTACGAGCTCGATCGCTAG
- a CDS encoding nitrogen fixation protein NifQ, translating into MSYSQAGYVELMEAARDPDHVVTLAFAGLIALADHRPAPYDVPIAALDADALTALRERYFPELTAPLYGSRSAVAGEACAPPPIDEFDDLLAMLMDCRTYDDQESTWLAHAIATACMGSNHLWQDMGLPNRTALSRLISHYFSVLAERNVSDMKWKKFFYRQLCEREGLVLCQAPSCGNCSDYLKCFGPEDANPLLGLN; encoded by the coding sequence ATGAGCTACAGCCAGGCAGGTTATGTGGAATTGATGGAAGCAGCGCGCGACCCGGACCATGTGGTGACGCTGGCCTTTGCCGGCCTGATCGCACTGGCCGATCATCGTCCGGCCCCCTATGACGTACCCATCGCCGCGCTTGATGCGGATGCCCTGACGGCCTTGCGTGAACGCTATTTCCCGGAGTTGACGGCGCCTCTGTATGGCTCCCGCAGCGCAGTGGCCGGCGAGGCCTGTGCACCGCCACCGATCGACGAATTCGATGACCTGCTGGCCATGCTGATGGATTGTCGTACCTACGACGACCAGGAAAGTACCTGGCTGGCCCACGCCATTGCCACGGCCTGCATGGGTTCCAACCATCTCTGGCAAGACATGGGCTTGCCAAACCGGACGGCCTTGTCACGGCTGATCAGTCATTACTTTTCCGTCCTGGCCGAGCGCAACGTCAGCGACATGAAGTGGAAGAAGTTCTTCTATCGGCAATTGTGCGAACGCGAAGGGCTGGTGCTGTGCCAGGCTCCCAGCTGCGGCAATTGCTCCGATTACCTCAAGTGCTTCGGTCCGGAAGACGCCAATCCATTGCTCGGCTTGAACTGA
- the fdxB gene encoding ferredoxin III, nif-specific, with translation MTTFTVKLPGGADWTPQFVGQINEDKCIGCGRCFKVCGRDVLALVGINDEGQRIAVDPDDDEDEEYERKIMTIANRDNCIGCEACSRICPKKCYTHGSAQV, from the coding sequence ATGACGACATTCACGGTCAAGCTTCCCGGCGGTGCCGACTGGACGCCACAGTTCGTCGGCCAGATCAATGAAGACAAATGCATCGGCTGCGGCCGTTGCTTCAAGGTATGCGGCCGCGACGTGCTGGCCCTGGTCGGTATCAATGACGAGGGGCAACGCATCGCAGTCGATCCTGATGATGACGAGGATGAGGAGTACGAAAGAAAGATCATGACCATCGCCAACCGTGACAATTGCATCGGTTGCGAGGCCTGCTCACGGATTTGTCCCAAGAAGTGCTACACCCATGGGAGCGCGCAGGTCTGA
- a CDS encoding CCE_0567 family metalloprotein, producing the protein MQDREALKAQVKKLNQQATALKMDLHDLSEDLPTGWENILEVAQKAYDAHAALAQARRALEDEKERQP; encoded by the coding sequence ATGCAGGACAGGGAAGCGCTCAAGGCGCAAGTCAAGAAGCTCAACCAGCAGGCCACCGCCTTGAAGATGGATCTGCACGATCTGTCCGAGGATTTGCCGACCGGCTGGGAAAACATCCTGGAGGTCGCGCAAAAGGCCTACGATGCCCATGCCGCGCTGGCCCAGGCAAGGCGCGCACTGGAGGATGAGAAGGAAAGACAGCCATGA
- a CDS encoding NifX-associated nitrogen fixation protein produces the protein MTAIATQEAPAAIDSPFVQELIKQWRAQDTHGAWDGKSNADLLAPYIITREQRREIPIIGDPDPETLWRLELFYNAVGLAIERQTGSIATPMMKMSHEGFGRMVLMAGRLVVVNKHLRDVHRFGFESVDKLAEEGDKIVTAGVEMIRQFPEVVNYG, from the coding sequence ATGACTGCCATCGCCACTCAAGAGGCCCCGGCCGCCATCGACAGCCCATTCGTGCAGGAGCTCATCAAGCAATGGCGCGCGCAGGATACCCATGGTGCCTGGGACGGCAAGAGCAACGCCGACCTGCTGGCGCCCTACATCATCACGCGCGAGCAGCGCCGCGAGATTCCCATCATCGGCGACCCCGATCCTGAAACCCTGTGGCGCCTGGAACTGTTCTACAACGCCGTGGGGCTGGCCATCGAGCGCCAGACCGGCAGCATCGCCACGCCGATGATGAAGATGTCGCATGAGGGCTTCGGACGCATGGTGCTCATGGCCGGGCGCCTGGTGGTGGTCAACAAGCACTTGCGGGATGTGCATCGATTCGGCTTCGAAAGCGTGGACAAGCTGGCCGAGGAGGGCGACAAGATCGTCACGGCCGGGGTCGAGATGATCCGGCAGTTCCCCGAGGTGGTCAATTACGGCTGA
- the nifX gene encoding nitrogen fixation protein NifX: MKVAFATQDLQRVDAHFGWAKNLAVFEVWPNGYSFVQTHSFDGDLKEDGDEDKLAPKIEAIKDCAILYVAAIGGSGAARVVANRIHPVKVAQAEPILDILDKLQEVLKGTPAPWLRKAMQKGQERDINFEEEV, encoded by the coding sequence ATGAAAGTGGCATTTGCAACCCAGGATCTGCAACGCGTGGATGCGCATTTCGGCTGGGCCAAGAACCTGGCGGTGTTCGAGGTCTGGCCCAATGGCTACAGCTTCGTGCAGACCCACAGCTTCGACGGCGATCTCAAGGAGGACGGCGACGAAGACAAACTGGCCCCCAAGATCGAGGCCATCAAGGATTGCGCCATCCTGTACGTGGCCGCCATCGGTGGCTCGGGCGCGGCGCGGGTGGTGGCCAACCGTATCCACCCGGTCAAGGTGGCGCAGGCCGAACCTATCCTGGACATCCTCGACAAGCTGCAGGAAGTGCTCAAGGGCACACCGGCACCATGGCTGCGCAAGGCCATGCAAAAGGGCCAGGAACGCGACATCAACTTTGAAGAGGAAGTGTGA
- the nifN gene encoding nitrogenase iron-molybdenum cofactor biosynthesis protein NifN, translated as MAIVETSSKAAAVNPLKMSQPLGAAYAFLGMNRCMPVMHGSQGCTSFGLVLLVRHFREAIPLQTTAMNEVSSILGGMENIEKAVLNIRLRAKPDLIAICSTGLTETKGDDVNAYLKLIRQKHPDLADTALAYVSTPDYTGAFQDGWAKAVEALIRALGEPQPGIQTRAKQVNLLAGCHLTPADIEELRDIVQSFGLEPIVLPDVSGSLDGHLPDNFSPTSMGGTTLADMRALGASIVTIAIGEQMRASAQAVQELGGVPYVVFDRLTGLQANDRFLAYLEYVSGQPIPARYRRQRSQLQDAMLDGHFFFGGVKVAIGAEPDLLLSLSAWLAEMGCEIGCAVTTTTSPVLDGVPAARVVIGDLEDLEQGARRASAGLLVTHSHGRQAAERLHIPFHRAGLPMFDRLGAGHCLSVGYRGTRGLIFEIGNLLLAAGHAHTPDDWQLPQSTRDALALATSVQGESS; from the coding sequence ATGGCCATCGTCGAAACTTCCTCCAAGGCCGCAGCCGTCAACCCGCTCAAGATGAGCCAGCCGCTGGGCGCGGCCTATGCCTTCCTGGGCATGAACCGCTGTATGCCGGTCATGCATGGTTCCCAGGGTTGTACCTCCTTCGGGCTGGTATTGCTGGTGCGCCATTTCCGCGAAGCGATTCCCTTGCAGACCACCGCCATGAATGAGGTCTCCAGCATCCTGGGCGGAATGGAGAACATCGAAAAGGCGGTCTTGAACATCCGCCTGCGCGCCAAGCCGGACCTGATCGCCATCTGTTCCACCGGGCTGACCGAAACCAAGGGCGATGACGTCAATGCCTATCTCAAACTGATCCGCCAGAAGCATCCCGACCTCGCCGATACCGCGCTGGCCTATGTCTCCACGCCTGACTATACGGGCGCCTTCCAGGATGGCTGGGCCAAGGCCGTGGAAGCATTGATCCGGGCGCTGGGTGAGCCGCAGCCGGGCATCCAGACGCGCGCCAAGCAGGTCAATCTGCTGGCCGGGTGCCATCTGACACCAGCCGACATCGAAGAATTGCGCGACATCGTGCAATCCTTCGGACTGGAACCGATCGTGTTGCCGGATGTGTCCGGTTCGCTCGATGGCCATCTTCCCGACAATTTCAGTCCGACCTCGATGGGCGGCACCACCCTGGCTGACATGCGTGCGCTGGGCGCTTCCATCGTCACCATCGCCATCGGCGAACAGATGCGCGCCAGTGCCCAGGCCGTGCAGGAGTTGGGCGGGGTGCCTTATGTGGTATTCGACCGGCTCACCGGCCTGCAGGCCAATGACCGTTTCCTGGCCTATCTGGAATATGTGTCGGGCCAGCCGATTCCGGCGCGCTACCGGCGTCAGCGCAGCCAGTTGCAGGATGCCATGCTGGATGGCCATTTCTTCTTCGGCGGGGTCAAGGTCGCCATCGGTGCCGAGCCGGACCTGTTGCTGTCACTCTCGGCATGGCTGGCCGAAATGGGCTGCGAGATCGGCTGTGCCGTGACCACCACGACCTCGCCGGTGCTCGATGGCGTACCCGCTGCCCGGGTCGTGATCGGCGACCTGGAGGACCTGGAGCAGGGCGCCCGCCGAGCCAGCGCCGGTCTGCTGGTAACACATTCGCACGGACGCCAGGCGGCCGAGCGCCTGCATATTCCCTTCCATCGCGCCGGCTTGCCCATGTTCGACCGTCTGGGGGCCGGGCACTGTCTTTCGGTCGGCTATCGCGGCACGCGTGGATTGATTTTCGAGATCGGCAACCTGTTGCTGGCCGCAGGCCATGCACATACCCCGGATGACTGGCAGCTGCCGCAGAGCACGCGCGATGCCCTGGCGCTGGCCACGTCCGTTCAAGGAGAAAGCTCATGA
- the nifE gene encoding nitrogenase iron-molybdenum cofactor biosynthesis protein NifE, whose translation MTALKLKIQEVFEEPACEKNQAKMEKQRKAGCSKQLAPGAAAGGCAFDGAKIALQPIVDVAHLVHGPIACEGNSWDNRHAASSGVQTYRTGFTTDINEIDVIYGGEKRLYKAVKEIIEKYDPPAVFVYQTCVTALTGDDIEAVCKAASAKFGKPVIPVNSPGFAGVKNLGNKLAGEALLDYVIGTVEPEFTTPYDINIIGEYNLSGELWQITPLLDAMGVRVLSCISGDGRYREIASSHRARASMMVCSKAMINVARKMEERYGIPFFEGSFYGIGDVSDSLRQIARLLVQQGAPAELTNRTEALIAVEEARAWSRLAHYKKRLAGKRVLLITGGVKSWSVVAALQEVGIEIVGTSVKKSTREDKERIKEIMGDEAHMIDDMTPREMYAMLKEARADIMLSGGRSQFIALKAKMPWLDINQERHHAYAGYEGMITLVSEIDRALYNPVWEQVRAPAPWE comes from the coding sequence ATGACGGCCTTGAAGCTGAAGATCCAGGAAGTCTTCGAAGAACCAGCCTGCGAGAAGAACCAGGCCAAGATGGAGAAGCAACGCAAGGCCGGCTGCAGCAAGCAGCTGGCGCCGGGCGCAGCAGCTGGCGGCTGCGCCTTCGATGGCGCCAAGATCGCCTTGCAGCCCATCGTGGACGTGGCCCACCTGGTGCATGGTCCGATCGCCTGCGAAGGCAATTCCTGGGATAACCGCCATGCGGCTTCGTCTGGTGTCCAGACTTATCGCACCGGCTTCACCACCGACATCAATGAGATCGACGTCATCTACGGTGGTGAAAAGCGGCTTTATAAGGCGGTCAAGGAAATCATCGAAAAATATGATCCGCCGGCGGTGTTCGTCTACCAGACCTGTGTCACCGCCCTGACCGGCGACGATATCGAGGCCGTCTGCAAGGCCGCCAGCGCCAAATTCGGCAAGCCGGTGATTCCGGTCAATTCGCCCGGCTTTGCCGGGGTCAAGAACCTGGGCAACAAGCTGGCCGGCGAAGCCTTGCTCGATTACGTGATCGGGACGGTCGAACCCGAATTCACCACGCCCTACGACATCAACATCATCGGCGAATACAACCTGTCCGGCGAGTTGTGGCAGATCACGCCCTTGCTCGATGCCATGGGCGTGCGGGTGCTTTCCTGCATCAGCGGCGATGGCCGCTATCGCGAGATTGCCTCTTCGCACCGCGCCCGGGCATCGATGATGGTGTGTTCCAAGGCCATGATCAACGTGGCGCGCAAGATGGAGGAGCGTTACGGCATTCCCTTCTTTGAAGGGTCTTTCTATGGCATCGGTGACGTCTCCGATTCGTTGCGCCAGATCGCGCGCCTGCTGGTGCAGCAGGGTGCACCAGCCGAGTTGACCAACCGCACCGAAGCCTTGATCGCGGTGGAAGAGGCGCGCGCCTGGAGTCGTCTGGCGCATTACAAGAAGCGCCTGGCGGGCAAGCGTGTGCTGTTGATTACCGGCGGTGTGAAGTCTTGGTCAGTGGTAGCGGCCTTGCAGGAGGTCGGCATCGAAATCGTCGGCACCAGCGTGAAGAAATCGACGCGCGAGGACAAGGAGCGCATCAAGGAAATCATGGGCGATGAAGCCCACATGATCGACGACATGACGCCGCGCGAGATGTATGCCATGTTGAAAGAGGCACGCGCCGACATCATGCTCTCGGGCGGACGTTCGCAATTCATCGCGCTCAAGGCCAAGATGCCCTGGCTGGACATCAACCAGGAGCGCCATCATGCCTATGCCGGCTATGAGGGCATGATCACGCTGGTCTCGGAAATCGATCGCGCCCTGTACAACCCGGTGTGGGAGCAGGTGCGCGCACCGGCCCCCTGGGAGTAA